A window from Salarias fasciatus chromosome 11, fSalaFa1.1, whole genome shotgun sequence encodes these proteins:
- the LOC115396764 gene encoding cholecystokinin-like — protein sequence MNVGICVCVLLAALSSGSLSLPSPSVRAEGKPPAADSLQPSPSLNHTRQTRSAPAPPSGQFSSYSQDVDGPHRLSQLLARIISRKGSPFQARSSLSSRSSGLPPSHRITDRDYMGWMDFGRRSAEEYEYSS from the exons atGAATGTAGGAatctgtgtgtgcgttctcCTGGCTGCTTTATCCAGCGGTTCCCTCAGTCTGCCTTCACCGTCCGTG AGAGCCGAGGGGAAGCCTCCCGCCGCCGACAGCCTACAGCCGTCCCCTTCACTCAACCACACACGCCAGACCCGCtcggctccggcgccgccctCAGGCCAGTTTTCCAGCTACAGCCAGGACGTGGACGGTCCACACAGACTGAGCCAGCTCCTGGCCAGAATCATCTCCAGGAAAG GCTCTCCCTTCCAGGCCAGGTCGTCTCTCAGCAGCAGATCGAGCGGCCTCCCTCCCAGCCACAGGATAACTGACAGAGACTACATGGGCTGGATGGACTTTGGACGCCGCAGTGCAGAGGAGTACGAATACTCCTCCTAA